The genomic window TCGTTAATAAAACATTCTCACAGCGCATGTCAGACAATGACTGGCGGTTTTCGTCGACGCCGGGCGGATGCGAATCTTTGGAAGGCGGCCATTCCGCACTCGAGACCTATTATTTTTACGGTTTGACCGACCAACTCTCTCGGGAGAATAAAGACGCCTGGATTTCGTATTTCAATCAATATCAGGACCGTGAGACCGGATATTTCCTCGGCCCCTATGTGCGGCCGAAAGACCATCGGGCCTGGCAGGATTATTCGCTTTGCACTCATCCGTGGTATCATATGCACGATCACTTTGTCTCTTCTCTTTGCCCCACTATGATGCTGCTTGGCGAAAAATCAAAATATCCGCTGTCTTCCGGCAGTATGACGGGACGCTTTTTGGAAAAGTCCTACCTCGAGGAATACCTTTACGGGCGCGACTGGAACGCCTATCAAAAAGACGGCAACTACCGACGTCATAACCCGTGGTGGATGGGCAATGAGTTCTGGTTTCCGGCCTGTATCCTGTGGCAGATCACACAGTGGGAAGCCGGAACACCTGCCGCCAAACAAGCGCGCAGGATGCTCGACGAGGTCTGGTATCGATGGCATGACGAAAATTTTGGAATCACTGGCTTCTGGTACGGCGAACTGAACGGCGACCCGACAAAGATCTGGAATAACGGTTTTTCGGGGCCGCTTTTTTCCGACGACCGCAGCGATTCAAAATATGAGTGGATTTCGGTTCCGGTCATGGGCGGTGCGCACCAGCTCTGGTTTTACGATTTCGACGGGCACCCGATTGCCGAAAGCGTCAGAAAAGCCCAGACCGACACTTTGCTTTCTCTGCAAAACGTGAACGATTTCCATTTCGGACTTTACTCGTCCGATCGGCCCGATTCCGGTTCCGACAACTGCACCGACGTCGACTGCATGACCCTGCTCGCCATCAACCATTGCAGACAGGATTACCGCCGAAAAGAGATCGAAACCGCGCTTGAAAAAGCCGCGATTGCGATTTTAAACGATAAAATCAACCAAGACGGCGTGCTGGTCTCCCGGCAAAACCGGGAATACCTGCACCACTCCGCTTCGTATGAGACCCTCTCGCGCGCCGGTGACGCCAATGTTCTCGACCAGTCGTTTTATTTCTGGGCACTGCGTGCCGCATTTTCGGTACTCAAAAGAAGCAATTATCCCGAATTGCAGTCGTTTATCGACCATGACTGGCCTAACGTCCTATCGCACTGGCTGTGGCTTCCTCAAAAAACCCGCTGATATCGTGAAGCCACTTAAAAAATCAAACACAGATTAAATAAAATAACCGGTAAATGGCCGCACATTGGGTAAAACCACTTTCATCTTGCCTTGAATTGAAAGTGGTTTACTATAATATAAAAATAAAGCGCCGGTTACTAAAACAGCGCTTTTGTTATTTATTTGAATTTCGGTTATTTGTCAAATTGATCAAAAACACGTCCTCTTTTCCCATGTCCTTTTTGAGGACAAATTGCAGTGCAAGCTGCTCTTCGGACCGCAATTCCGGCCACTTTTTTTATACTTAGCCGATATGACCCTTGATTTGTCTTTCGGGCAGTTTTATCCAACTTCCGATCAAAAGGTCCCAATCTTCGTTTTCGAATGCTTTTACCCCCGAGTCCGGGTAAAATGTCATTTCTCCCATATAGACCTTGCCTTGAACGTCATACATGTCCAATCGGACAAACGGGAAGCCCTCGGAGAGTATTTTGCAGATGCACACCATTTCGTCAAAAACCGCCGGGCGCTCAATCGGTTCGCCTAGCACGGTATGGACTTTTCGAAACGGAAGCGGATTCCATTGCATATCGTAATAACGCAGCTTTACGCCTCCTTCGCCGAATCTGTCCTCACATAAACAAACCGCGCGCGGTATTCCGTCGAAGCAGAAGAATTTATAATCCGGTACTTCTTTTCCGTCTTTGTCGGCCAAAAATTCCTCCGCCAAGATGCGCGGCTTTATTCTGCGGTATTCGGGTTCGCGTCCCTGGTGGTAAAAATCGCGCCGCATCCAGCGGTCGACTTCCTTTTTTAAAGCGGTTAAATCCAGTTTCGATTTATCTTTGCAAATCAAAACGTTGCCGGAGGTATGGCTCGGCTTCAGCACAAACCGCT from Oscillospiraceae bacterium includes these protein-coding regions:
- a CDS encoding ATP-grasp fold amidoligase family protein, translating into MTWSVKQMKFETFVKQTVMRLLPTKWWVKIDYRFHMGKSCDLKNPQSFNEKLCWMKVYYGSAERGGLVDKYLAKQYIADKIGPEYVVKTLGVWDRFGDIPFDHLPERFVLKPSHTSGNVLICKDKSKLDLTALKKEVDRWMRRDFYHQGREPEYRRIKPRILAEEFLADKDGKEVPDYKFFCFDGIPRAVCLCEDRFGEGGVKLRYYDMQWNPLPFRKVHTVLGEPIERPAVFDEMVCICKILSEGFPFVRLDMYDVQGKVYMGEMTFYPDSGVKAFENEDWDLLIGSWIKLPERQIKGHIG